The Burkholderia pyrrocinia genome includes a region encoding these proteins:
- a CDS encoding ABC transporter substrate-binding protein: MNHASDTARRRVLQRLAALAAAPLAGGIALPARAAGADLSGVTLVLGDQAGGLRALAEAARVLDGTPYRFRWANFQGAAPLFEAQRAGAIDLAPAGDLPVLTAALGDPSLRIVATRVGSPTSLGIVVQPDSPVRAVADLKGQTVVVSSARGSISQYQLYGALREHGLAPRDVDVRFVLPVDAFAAFEARRIGIWATFDPYYGHAVRRGARVVRDGGGINSGLAFLTSPIDTLDDRAKRAALTDVLTRLARAGQWALAHPADYANVYASLTRLPPDAATDIARRAALAQRSLSGADIDVLQRVADRAAADAILPRRVDVAAIAIRNVSAV; this comes from the coding sequence ATGAATCACGCTTCCGACACAGCGCGCCGCCGCGTGCTGCAGCGTCTTGCCGCCCTCGCCGCCGCGCCGCTCGCCGGCGGCATCGCGCTGCCCGCCCGCGCGGCCGGCGCCGACCTGTCGGGCGTCACGCTCGTGCTCGGCGACCAGGCCGGCGGCCTGCGCGCGCTGGCCGAAGCCGCGCGCGTGCTCGACGGCACGCCCTACCGGTTCCGCTGGGCCAATTTCCAGGGCGCCGCGCCGCTGTTCGAGGCACAGCGCGCGGGCGCGATCGATCTCGCACCGGCCGGCGACCTGCCCGTGCTGACAGCCGCGCTCGGCGATCCGTCGTTGCGGATCGTCGCGACCCGCGTCGGCTCGCCGACGTCGCTCGGCATCGTCGTGCAGCCCGATTCGCCGGTCCGCGCCGTCGCCGACCTGAAAGGGCAAACCGTCGTCGTGTCGTCCGCGCGCGGCAGCATCTCGCAATACCAGTTGTACGGTGCGCTGCGCGAACACGGCCTCGCGCCGCGCGACGTCGACGTGCGCTTCGTGCTGCCCGTCGATGCGTTCGCCGCGTTCGAGGCCAGACGGATCGGCATCTGGGCGACTTTCGACCCGTACTACGGGCATGCGGTGCGACGCGGCGCGCGCGTCGTCCGCGACGGCGGCGGCATCAATTCGGGGCTCGCGTTCCTCACCTCGCCGATCGACACGCTCGACGATCGCGCCAAGCGCGCGGCGCTCACGGACGTGCTCACGCGGCTCGCCCGCGCAGGCCAATGGGCGCTCGCGCATCCGGCCGACTACGCGAACGTCTATGCGTCGCTCACGCGCCTGCCGCCCGACGCGGCCACCGACATCGCACGCCGGGCCGCGCTCGCGCAGCGCAGCCTCAGCGGCGCCGACATCGACGTGCTGCAGCGCGTCGCCGATCGTGCGGCGGCGGACGCAATCCTGCCGCGGCGCGTCGATGTCGCGGCGATCGCGATCCGGAATGTGTCTGCCGTATAG
- a CDS encoding pilus assembly protein TadG-related protein: MRQRGSVALFFLLFLIPLLSFGALAIDVAWVATVRNQLQTAADAAALAGASKLASSGGTTLNWSQAASAASGAVALNSAAGAALSTGTVATGYWNLTRSPATMQATTITPGVYDVPAVQVTVSRTTNVNGGKIPLLLGSLLGIPGASGSATAVAVATSPGAIGAGGVFPLAVDQCVYDLYWNAATGLPLVNLLTGLPYEVVITSGQLYGASCSAGTWTSFLTNANDEPTLEGLMQTGNPTQLSIGDSIYLAPGAKTALYGSVPVGTTVVVPVVTQSASNSYVAIVGFAAFAIDASVGGSGKYVLGHFVAGYKVSAAASGAGPNYGVVGPPKLAL; the protein is encoded by the coding sequence ATGCGGCAGCGAGGCTCGGTCGCGCTGTTCTTCCTGCTGTTCCTGATTCCGCTGCTGTCGTTCGGCGCGCTGGCGATCGACGTCGCGTGGGTGGCCACGGTGCGCAACCAGTTGCAGACCGCGGCCGATGCCGCCGCGCTGGCGGGCGCAAGCAAACTGGCGTCGTCCGGCGGGACGACGCTGAACTGGTCGCAGGCGGCGAGCGCGGCGAGCGGCGCGGTCGCGCTGAATTCGGCGGCCGGCGCGGCCCTGTCGACGGGCACGGTCGCGACCGGCTACTGGAACCTGACGCGCAGCCCCGCGACGATGCAGGCGACGACCATCACGCCCGGTGTCTACGACGTGCCGGCGGTGCAGGTCACCGTATCGCGCACGACCAATGTGAACGGCGGCAAGATTCCGCTGCTGCTGGGCAGCCTGCTCGGCATTCCCGGCGCGTCGGGCAGCGCGACCGCGGTGGCGGTCGCCACGTCGCCGGGCGCGATCGGCGCGGGCGGCGTGTTTCCGCTCGCGGTCGACCAGTGCGTCTACGACCTCTACTGGAACGCGGCAACCGGCCTGCCGCTCGTCAATCTGCTGACCGGCCTGCCGTACGAGGTCGTGATCACCAGCGGGCAGCTGTACGGCGCGTCGTGCTCCGCCGGCACCTGGACGTCGTTCCTGACAAACGCGAACGACGAGCCGACGCTCGAGGGGCTGATGCAGACCGGCAATCCGACGCAGTTGTCGATCGGCGACAGCATCTATCTCGCGCCGGGCGCGAAGACGGCGCTCTACGGATCGGTGCCGGTCGGCACGACCGTCGTGGTGCCGGTCGTCACGCAAAGCGCGAGCAATTCTTACGTGGCGATCGTCGGGTTCGCGGCGTTCGCGATCGATGCGTCGGTCGGCGGCAGCGGCAAATACGTCCTCGGACACTTCGTGGCCGGCTACAAGGTGTCCGCGGCGGCAAGCGGCGCGGGGCCGAACTACGGCGTGGTCGGGCCGCCGAAGCTCGCGCTATGA
- a CDS encoding LysR family transcriptional regulator, which translates to MDRLEFRHVRAFLSVAQHLHFARAADALDMAPPALTRQIQEAERVLGVRLFHRSRRAVTLSAAGEAYLAEASAAFEHLQRGRELAALAERGELGRIEIGYVSSAVYSGTLQRTVGAFRAAHPRIELNLREVPMDDVANQLDAGRLDLAYVRPPLPLPGGLRIVTLQRDVFVAAVPADSRYASMAAVRAADLADARFAVPEQDRGTLEVARRGRFAPVIAARPGGLLAVLACVSVNGWVAVIPDALAGCVSLPGVVYRPIAGKPIMSELALAHRRFEKAPAVRAFLRTVPPAA; encoded by the coding sequence ATGGACCGGCTCGAATTCCGTCACGTGCGCGCGTTCCTGAGCGTCGCGCAGCACCTGCATTTCGCCCGCGCGGCCGATGCGCTCGACATGGCCCCGCCCGCGCTCACGCGGCAGATCCAGGAAGCCGAACGCGTGCTCGGCGTGCGGCTGTTCCACCGGTCGCGCCGCGCGGTCACGCTGAGCGCGGCCGGCGAGGCCTATCTCGCCGAGGCGAGCGCCGCGTTCGAGCACCTGCAGCGCGGCCGCGAACTCGCCGCGCTGGCCGAGCGCGGCGAACTCGGCCGGATCGAGATCGGCTACGTATCGTCCGCCGTCTATTCGGGCACGCTGCAACGCACGGTCGGCGCGTTTCGTGCCGCGCACCCGCGCATCGAGCTGAACCTGCGCGAAGTGCCGATGGACGACGTCGCGAACCAGCTCGACGCAGGCCGGCTCGATCTCGCGTACGTGCGCCCGCCGCTACCGCTGCCCGGTGGCCTGCGGATCGTCACGCTGCAGCGCGACGTGTTCGTCGCGGCCGTGCCGGCCGATTCGCGCTACGCGTCGATGGCGGCCGTTCGCGCCGCCGACCTCGCCGACGCGCGCTTCGCGGTGCCCGAGCAGGACCGCGGCACGCTCGAAGTCGCGCGCCGCGGCCGCTTCGCGCCGGTGATCGCCGCGCGGCCGGGCGGCTTGCTCGCGGTGCTCGCGTGCGTGTCCGTGAACGGTTGGGTCGCCGTGATTCCCGATGCGCTCGCCGGTTGCGTGTCGCTGCCGGGCGTCGTATACCGGCCGATCGCCGGCAAGCCGATCATGTCGGAACTCGCGCTCGCGCACCGGCGGTTCGAAAAGGCGCCGGCGGTGCGCGCGTTCCTGCGCACGGTGCCGCCGGCCGCGTAA
- a CDS encoding phage protein NinX family protein encodes MQVQELAGAALDYWVAVAEGLGAPHVVDGACLAVRAAGGAPAPFAPSLSWADGGPIVERLPFAAFERDGGRGAWRAVLHRAVPAAGERCTFNQTGQTLLVAAMRTLVASTFGDDVPDLDMSTPR; translated from the coding sequence ATGCAAGTTCAGGAACTGGCGGGCGCGGCGCTGGATTACTGGGTGGCGGTGGCGGAAGGGCTCGGCGCGCCGCATGTCGTCGACGGGGCTTGCCTGGCCGTGCGGGCGGCGGGCGGCGCACCCGCGCCGTTCGCGCCGTCGTTGTCGTGGGCGGACGGCGGCCCGATCGTCGAGCGCCTGCCGTTCGCCGCGTTCGAGCGCGACGGCGGGCGCGGCGCGTGGCGGGCCGTGCTGCATCGCGCGGTGCCGGCGGCGGGCGAGCGCTGCACGTTCAACCAGACGGGGCAGACACTGCTGGTCGCGGCGATGCGCACGCTCGTCGCGTCGACGTTCGGCGACGACGTGCCGGATCTGGACATGTCGACACCGCGCTGA
- a CDS encoding glycosyltransferase family 87 protein, with product MDIPRSSMQSADRPVRAWLTPKRVVVYSACVLALGAVFVSIWASVIHHAPGSGASSPGADYSVFWAASYAMLHGVPWQAYDVPTFSRLWAGMFPHFHHEGFVAWLYPPTYLLLVTPLSLLPYAVGYPLFVAVGVGMLGVAAWCVSGLAAIPGAKRFGAFALVAMPCVFVTAAFGQNAFLTASCAALAVYWADRRPAWAGLCIGLLSVKPQMALLFPFVLIAARAWRTFAWAALATTGFVALSVLVCGVESLRLFIDSAGLARRLILEHGVEFWFASPAPFAVFRLAGLSVGAAYAAQACIAAIAIAAACIVWAKSRDTRLRAAVLAVATLASNPYVWHYELAWLGIPIACMLAIGWRDGWLRGEQTVIALMWLLPIAEYLNPWLQLPQIGPAVTLLALLVLLRRARLGGHSASFGGPTTP from the coding sequence ATGGACATCCCCCGCTCATCGATGCAATCGGCAGACCGCCCCGTCCGCGCATGGCTGACGCCCAAGCGGGTGGTCGTGTACAGCGCGTGCGTGCTGGCGCTCGGCGCCGTGTTCGTCTCGATCTGGGCGTCGGTCATCCATCACGCGCCCGGCAGCGGCGCGTCGAGCCCCGGCGCGGACTATTCGGTGTTCTGGGCGGCGTCGTACGCGATGCTGCACGGCGTCCCGTGGCAGGCCTACGATGTCCCGACCTTCTCGCGGCTGTGGGCCGGGATGTTCCCGCACTTCCATCACGAAGGCTTTGTCGCGTGGCTGTACCCGCCGACCTACCTGCTGCTCGTGACGCCGCTGTCGCTGCTGCCCTACGCGGTCGGCTATCCGCTGTTCGTCGCGGTCGGCGTCGGCATGCTCGGCGTTGCCGCATGGTGCGTGTCGGGCCTGGCCGCGATTCCCGGCGCGAAACGGTTCGGCGCGTTCGCGCTGGTCGCGATGCCGTGCGTGTTCGTTACCGCGGCGTTCGGGCAGAACGCGTTCCTCACCGCGTCGTGCGCGGCGCTGGCCGTCTATTGGGCCGACCGCCGGCCGGCCTGGGCGGGCCTTTGCATCGGCCTGCTGTCGGTCAAGCCGCAGATGGCGCTGCTGTTCCCGTTCGTGCTGATCGCCGCGCGCGCGTGGCGCACGTTCGCGTGGGCCGCGCTCGCCACCACCGGGTTCGTCGCGCTGAGCGTGCTGGTGTGCGGGGTCGAGTCGCTGCGCCTGTTCATCGACAGCGCGGGCCTCGCACGTCGGCTCATCCTCGAACACGGCGTCGAATTCTGGTTCGCGTCGCCGGCGCCATTCGCCGTGTTCCGCCTCGCGGGCCTGTCGGTCGGGGCCGCGTACGCGGCGCAGGCGTGCATCGCCGCGATCGCGATCGCGGCCGCGTGCATCGTCTGGGCGAAATCGCGCGACACGCGGTTGCGCGCGGCGGTGCTGGCGGTCGCGACGCTCGCGTCGAATCCGTACGTGTGGCACTACGAGCTCGCGTGGCTCGGCATCCCGATCGCGTGCATGCTCGCGATCGGCTGGCGCGACGGCTGGCTGCGCGGCGAGCAGACCGTGATCGCGCTCATGTGGCTGCTGCCGATCGCCGAATACCTGAACCCGTGGCTGCAACTGCCGCAGATCGGCCCGGCCGTGACGCTCCTCGCGCTCCTCGTGTTGCTGCGTCGCGCGCGGCTCGGCGGTCATAGCGCGAGCTTCGGCGGCCCGACCACGCCGTAG
- a CDS encoding glycosyltransferase family 2 protein: MSVHARKPLVSLVVPFHDEDEAIDAFFAETLPILESVEAVRFEIVCINDGSRDRTLDKLIAIAADDPRVRVVDLTRRFGKEAALTAGLDEAAGTAVVLIDADLQDPPALIPAMIEHWRAGAEVVAAKRTDRRCDPFMQRAAAALYYRVHNALSEVDMPENVGDFRLMDREVVDALRALPERRRFMKGLFAWVGYRTAIVEYTRAPRSAGRSKFSGWRRWNFALEGITSFSTVPLRVWTYVGLAFAMLALVYGAFIVVRTLLFGNPVHGYASLISVVLFTGGIQLIGIGVIGEYLGRIYHESKQRPVYLVRRRYRAEHPAAAQPARHGPAHPGSKLLQFPVKRAHAARRRPSMPATAGHAVRKLSVK, from the coding sequence ATGTCCGTACATGCCAGAAAACCGCTGGTATCGCTCGTCGTGCCGTTTCACGACGAAGACGAAGCGATCGACGCGTTCTTCGCCGAAACCCTTCCCATCCTCGAATCCGTCGAAGCGGTCCGCTTCGAGATCGTCTGCATCAACGACGGCAGCCGGGACCGCACGCTCGACAAGCTGATCGCCATCGCGGCCGATGACCCGCGCGTGCGCGTCGTCGACCTCACCCGCCGCTTCGGCAAGGAAGCCGCGCTCACCGCCGGCCTCGACGAAGCCGCCGGCACCGCGGTCGTCCTGATCGACGCCGACCTGCAGGATCCGCCCGCGCTGATCCCCGCGATGATCGAACACTGGCGCGCCGGCGCCGAGGTCGTCGCCGCGAAGCGCACCGACCGGAGGTGCGACCCGTTCATGCAGCGCGCGGCCGCCGCGCTCTACTATCGCGTGCACAACGCGCTGTCCGAAGTCGACATGCCGGAAAACGTCGGCGATTTCCGCCTGATGGACCGCGAGGTCGTCGACGCGCTGCGCGCGCTGCCGGAGCGGCGGCGCTTCATGAAGGGCCTGTTCGCATGGGTCGGCTATCGCACCGCGATCGTCGAATACACGCGCGCGCCGCGCAGTGCCGGGCGCTCGAAATTCTCCGGCTGGCGGCGCTGGAACTTCGCGCTCGAAGGCATCACGAGCTTCAGCACCGTTCCATTGCGGGTCTGGACCTACGTCGGCCTCGCGTTCGCGATGCTGGCGCTCGTCTATGGCGCGTTCATCGTCGTGCGCACGCTGCTGTTCGGCAACCCCGTGCACGGCTATGCGTCGCTGATTTCCGTCGTGCTGTTCACGGGCGGCATCCAGCTGATCGGCATCGGCGTGATCGGCGAATACCTCGGCCGCATCTATCACGAATCGAAGCAGCGCCCCGTCTATCTCGTGCGACGCCGCTACCGCGCCGAACACCCGGCCGCCGCGCAGCCCGCGCGCCACGGCCCCGCGCATCCGGGCTCGAAGCTGCTGCAGTTTCCGGTGAAGCGCGCGCATGCCGCACGCCGTCGGCCGTCGATGCCGGCGACGGCCGGCCACGCGGTCAGGAAGCTCTCGGTCAAGTAA